A single window of Phaenicophaeus curvirostris isolate KB17595 chromosome 24, BPBGC_Pcur_1.0, whole genome shotgun sequence DNA harbors:
- the RHOC gene encoding rho-related GTP-binding protein RhoC isoform X1 yields the protein MTHAAMAAIRKKLVIVGDGACGKTCLLIVFSKDQFPEVYVPTVFENYIADIEVDGKQVELALWDTAGQEDYDRLRPLSYPDTDVILMCFSIDSPDSLENIPEKWTPEVKHFCPNVPIILVGNKKDLRNDEHTRRELAKMKQEPVKPEEGRDMANRINAFGYLECSAKTKEGVREVFEMATRAGLQVRKNKKRRGCPLL from the exons CGATGGCAGCAATCAGGAAGAAGCTGGTGATCGTGGGAGACGGTGCCTGCGGGAAGACGTGTCTGCTGATCGTGTTCAGCAAGGACCAGTTCCCCGAGGTCTACGTTCCGACTGTGTTTGAGAACTACATTGCTGACATAGAGGTAGATGGGAAGCAG GTGGAGCTGGCGCTGTGGGACACGGCGGGACAGGAGGACTACGACAGGCTGCGGCCCCTCTCCTACCCGGACACAGACGTCATCCTCATGTGCTTTTCCATTGACAGCCCGGATAGCCTCG AGAACATCCCCGAGAAGTGGACGCCTGAGGTAAAGCATTTCTGCCCCAACGTGCCCATCATCCTGGTGGGGAACAAGAAGGACCTGCGGAACGACGAGCACACGCGGCGGGAGCTGGCGAAGATGAAGCAG GAGCCGGTGAAGCCGGAGGAAGGGAGGGACATGGCCAACAGGATCAATGCCTTCGGCTACCTCGAGTGCTCGGCCAAGACGAAGGAGGGTGTGCGGGAGGTCTTCGAGATGGCCACGCGCGCCGGCCTGCAGGTCCGCAAGAACAAGAAGCGCAGAGGCTGCCCGCTGCTCTGA
- the RHOC gene encoding rho-related GTP-binding protein RhoC isoform X2 produces MAAIRKKLVIVGDGACGKTCLLIVFSKDQFPEVYVPTVFENYIADIEVDGKQVELALWDTAGQEDYDRLRPLSYPDTDVILMCFSIDSPDSLENIPEKWTPEVKHFCPNVPIILVGNKKDLRNDEHTRRELAKMKQEPVKPEEGRDMANRINAFGYLECSAKTKEGVREVFEMATRAGLQVRKNKKRRGCPLL; encoded by the exons ATGGCAGCAATCAGGAAGAAGCTGGTGATCGTGGGAGACGGTGCCTGCGGGAAGACGTGTCTGCTGATCGTGTTCAGCAAGGACCAGTTCCCCGAGGTCTACGTTCCGACTGTGTTTGAGAACTACATTGCTGACATAGAGGTAGATGGGAAGCAG GTGGAGCTGGCGCTGTGGGACACGGCGGGACAGGAGGACTACGACAGGCTGCGGCCCCTCTCCTACCCGGACACAGACGTCATCCTCATGTGCTTTTCCATTGACAGCCCGGATAGCCTCG AGAACATCCCCGAGAAGTGGACGCCTGAGGTAAAGCATTTCTGCCCCAACGTGCCCATCATCCTGGTGGGGAACAAGAAGGACCTGCGGAACGACGAGCACACGCGGCGGGAGCTGGCGAAGATGAAGCAG GAGCCGGTGAAGCCGGAGGAAGGGAGGGACATGGCCAACAGGATCAATGCCTTCGGCTACCTCGAGTGCTCGGCCAAGACGAAGGAGGGTGTGCGGGAGGTCTTCGAGATGGCCACGCGCGCCGGCCTGCAGGTCCGCAAGAACAAGAAGCGCAGAGGCTGCCCGCTGCTCTGA